CAAACCCGAGGCCATGACGGTGCTGGAAGAAACGCCTGCGGCCTACAAGCTGCTGGTGCTGTCAGACGGCCTGTGCGACGGCGGGCCGCTGGCCTTCACGGTGGCGCGCTGAAGGAATCCGCATTCATCTGGCTAAATTGCTCCTGAAACAATAGCTGTCAATGCACACTGACATTGCGCAAATAGCCTTTTTCAATGATTTTTTGCAACTACTCGGCTTGCGTTAGTCCGTCATTCCCGCGCAGGCGGGAATCCAGACTCATCTGAGCGTTCAACCCTGGTTGCTGGCTCCCCGCCTTCGCGGGGATGACGCTCTTCAGGCCAGCAACGCGGCGCTGACCGCCGCTTCATCCAGCACGGCAAACGCCATGTTGTGCCGCCCGGTCAGCGGACCGCCGCCCGGAATCAGGTGGCCGTCCGCGTCATGGCCCAGCGCCTTGAACTTCCACACAGAACCAATCAGCTTGAGGTTGCCAACGCATTCGCCTTGGCTGGTCAGAACACGAACCACCTGGTCGTTCACGCGATGCAGGGTCAGTGGGGTCATGGTGCTTGCTCCGGTCGGTTCGTCTTTTAAAGGCCGGGGACGAGTTTAGCGAGCAGCGCCAGCCGGAATCCTGAATCCTGAATCGGGAATCAGGGGCAGCGCAGAGCCAGTTAATCTCCAACCTCGGTGAACCCTTATCCCAAAGGTGAATATGCTTGATTTACTCGTCAAAAACGCCAGCCTGCCCGATGGCCGGACCGGCATCTCAGTGGCCGTGCAGGACGGCCTCATCACCGAGGTCGCGCCCGGCCTGGACGCCCCGGCCTATGAGGCCATCGACGCCCGGGGCTTCCTGCTGAGCCCGCCGTTCGTCGATGCCCATTTCCACATGGACGCGACCTTGAGCTACGGCCTGCCGCGCGTCAACGAAAGCGGCACGCTGCTCGAAGGCATCGCCGTGTGGGGCGAACTCAAACCCCTGCTGACGGCCGACGCCATCATCGAGCGCGCCCTCGCCTACTGCGACTGGGCCGTCGCCAAGGGCCTGCTGGCGATCCGCAGCCATGTCGATACCAGCGACCCGAGCCTGCTGCCGGTCGAGGCGCTGCTCGAAGTCAAGCGCCGCGTCGCGCCCTACATCGACCTGCAGCTGGTCGCCTTTCCGCAGGACGGCGTGCTGCGCTCCAAAGGCGGCATGGACAACCTGAAACGCGCGCTCGACCTGGGCGTGGACGTGGTCGGCGGCATCCCGCACTTCGAGCGCACCATGAACGACGGCGCGGCCAGCGTCAGGCTGCTGTGCGAACTGGCGGCCGAGCGCGGCAAGCTGGTGGACATGCATTGCGACGAGAGCGACGACCCGCTGTCGCGCCACATCGAGACGCTGGCCTTCGAGGCGCAGCGCCTGGGCCTGCAAGGCCGCGTCAACGGCTCGCACTGCACGTCGATGCATTCGATGGACAACTATTACGTCAGCAAGCTGCTGCCGCTGATCGCCGAAAGCGGCGTCAGCGTGATCGCCAACCCGCTGATCAACATCACGCTGCAGGGCCGCCACGACAGCTACCCCAAGCGGCGCGGCATGACGCGCGTTCCCGAGCTGATGGCCGCCGGCGTGAATGTCGCCTTCGGCCACGACTGCGTGATGGACCCCTGGTACGGCATGGGCAGCGGCGACATGCTGGAAGTGGCGCACATGGGTTTGCATGTGGCGCAGATGACCAGCCAGCAAGGCATCCGCGCCTGCTTCGACGCGGTGACGGTGAATGCGGCGAAGGTGATGCACCTGCCGCATTACGGGCTGGACGCGGGCTGCGACGCGAGCTTCGTGCTGCTGCAGGCGCGCGATACGGTGGAGGCGATTCGTTTAAGGGCGAATCGGCTGAAGGTTTGGCGGAAGGGGGTTCTGGTGGCGGAGACGCCGGAGGTTGTGGCTCGGTTGCAGGTGGCAGGGCGGCCGGAAAAAATTAGCTTCTCGCATCCATGAAATCATCTGACAAGTTCCTTTTTTCCAGTGAGGTGCAACGCCGCACTGGCCATAACCAGACAGCTAGACTCCACCAAAATCACTACTCTCATATTCATGAATAAACAGATACCGTCACCCTTGATAGCCATCGTGTCAGACCTTGTCTCCTCACACGAAACACATGCAAGCCTTGACAGTTTGTTTATGTATGCAGAGGCTTCCGGCGAGCCACCTGAAGGCAGCAAGCACGTCAAGGCGCAAGAGTGGCTACGTCATACAAATAAAGTCCATCCCGAACCTTTGGCGGTCCTTGGGAAGATCATTTGCGGCTACATAGAAGACCCTGTAATGGCAGCTGACTTCAAGGTGTCCGAGTGGATCGCAGAGCATGAATCCGTCATCAAGAAGCGCGAGAACGTGCGCAAGATTGAAGTTGTTCTAGCCAGGAACGGTCTTCAATATCGGATTGGAGGCATGCTTACGACTGGAGGCATGGCGCCAAGCAAAACCCTTGGGGAGCTTATCAAAGGCAGAGAGATGCCAGCTATCCACCGCGAGTTTGATCGAGCCATGGAAACGGTGACTGGTAAACCGCGCGAAGCTGTATCCGCCGCGTCAAACATTCTGGAGTCAATCTTCAAAATCTATATCGAGGACAACAAACTGCGCATGCCGGAAAAGCAAGACCTGCAACCTGTTTTCAAAGTGGTGCGGGCAGACTTAGGACTCGATCCTGGCAGCGTCGAGGATCAGGACTTGCAGCGAATCATCAGTGGCTTGTTCTCGATTGTTGACGGCATTGGTGCGCTGCGTACGCATGCCGGGAGCGCACACAGCGAAGGACGCAAAGGCTACAAATTGGAACCCCGCCACGCACGTTTGGCCGTAAATGCCGCTCACACGGTCGCTACATTTGTAATGGAAACCTGGGACAAGAAAGAGTCGGCGAAATCAGGGCATGTCGGCCAGAGTTAATTTTCGAATTACGCAACAAGCCTACCCAGAGTTGCCTTCCCAGCCGCATCCGGTCAGTGAACTGGGCCTGGCGGCCGGAGACACAGCCAGCAGGTACATTGAGCCAACTCAACCACGGGCACCCCATGAACCCCATCAACCTCCACCAAATCGCCGTCGAAGCCATGCGCGCCCGGGGCCTGCTGCCTGCCTTCGCGCCGCAGGCCCTGCAAGAAGCCGAGGACGCGCGCCAGACCAGCCCTGAGCGCAACAGCGCCATCCGCGACCTGCGCCACCTGACCTGGTTTTCCATCGACAACGACGACACGCGCGACCTGGACCAGCTGAGCGTGGCCGAACCGCTGCCCGCCGGCGCCGCGCGCCTGCTGGTGGCGGTGGCCGATGTGGACACCCTGGTGCGGCCCGGCGGCGCGGTCGATGGCCATGCGGGCGCCAACACCACCTCGGTGTACACGGCGGCCGGCGTGTTCCCGATGCTGCCCGAAGCGCTGTCCAACGACCTCACCTCGCTGCACGAGGGCCAGGAGCGGCTGGCGGTGGTGGTCGATATGCAGGTCGAGGCCGACGGCACGGTGTCCGCGTCAGGCGTCTATCGGGCATTGGTGCTCAACCGCGCCAAGCTCACCTACGACGGCGTCTCGGCATGGCTCGACGGCGTGGCGCCCCCGCCGCCGCAGATCGCCAGCGTGCCGGGGCTGGAGGACCAGCTTCGCCTGCACGACGCCCTGGCCGGCCAGCTGCGGCAATGGCGCCAGACGCGCGGCGCGCTGAATGTCAACACGGTGTCCGCACGCCCGGTGTTCGAGGACGGGCAGCTGGTGGACCTGCGCGCCGACAACAAAAACCGCGCCAAGGATCTGATCGCCGACCTGATGATCGCGGCCAACGGCGCGACGGCGCGGTATCTGGCGGACAAGGGCTTTCCGTCGCTGCGGCGACTGCTGCAGGCGCCGCGCCGCTGGGACCGCATCGCCCTGCTGGCGGCGAGCCACGGCGTGCAGTTGCCGGCAACGCCCGATGCACTGGCGCTGGACCGCTTCCTGAACGCGCGCCGCCTGGCCGACCCGGCCGGGTTTGCTGATTTGTCGCTGGCGGTGGTGAAGCTGCTGGGCTCGGGCGAATACGCGGCCGCGCCCGCTGCGGCGGACGGTGCGCCAGCGGTAACGGGTACGTTGGGATTGGGGCACTTCGGGCTGGCGGTGAACGACTACGCGCATTCGACCGCGCCCAACCGGCGCTTTCCCGACCTGGTGACCCAGCGCCTCCTGAAGGCCGCCATCGCGGGCGAGGCGCCGCCCTATTCGGCCGGGCAGCTCAGCGAAATCGCCCAGCACTGCACGCTGCAGGAGGACAACGCCAGCAAGGTCGAGCGCCAGGTGCTCAAAGCGGCGGGCGCCTGGCTGCTGCACGGGCGCATCGGCGAGGTCTTCGACGCCATCGTCACCGGCGCGGCGCCCAAAGGGACTTTTGTTCGCATCAGCAGCCCGCTGCTCGAAGGCCGGGTGGTGCGCGGTTTCGACGGGCTGGACGTGGGCGATACGGCGCGCGTCAGGCTGCTGGCGGTGGATGCGGAAAAAAGCTTCATCGACTTTGAACGCGCCTGAGTTCCAGGCACTGTTCGACAGTGCGGAATGTAACGTCCGGTGAAAAGCCCTTGCAGTCGCCCCGGCCAGCGCCATCTGGTCCGGGCAAGGCCCGCTGGGGGCCGACTCTGAAGGAATCCGCCATGCTCAAACGCCTGACCCTGCTGTGGACCGTGCTGCGCGGCGATGCGCGGCAACTGTGGTTCGCGCTGCGCCACCCCAACGCGCCGGGCTGGCTGAAGCTAGGCACCGCGCTGATCGCGCTGTACCTGTTCTCGCCGATTGACCTGATTCCCGACGTGCTGCCGGTGATCGGCGTGGTCGATGACCTGGTGCTGGTGCCGCTGGCGATTCGCTGGCTGCTCAAGCGCCTGCCGCCGGAGATTGCCCAGGCAGCGGCAAGCCGCCGCGCCGGTTGAGGCGAAGCGCTTCACCGCTGGATCCAGGGCTTCCCTGCGTCATACCCGCGAAGGCGGGTATCCAGACTGGTTTGAGCGTTCAACCCGTGTTGCTGGATTCCCGCCTTCGCGGGAATGACGGACGGGAAGTTATTGCTGACCGCAGCCCTACGTGCCCTTGGCCTCCAGCAACTTCACCAGCGCCCACAGCACCCGGTTCGCCGGCGTCGCGATTCCCAGCGCCGCGCCGCGCCGCACGATCAGGCCATTGAGGTAGTCAATCTCGCTGCGCTTGCCGCGCGCTAGGTCTTGCGCGGTCGATGACAACTGGCCGGGCATGGTCTCGGCGATCTTGCGGATGGCCGCGTCCACATCGCCCGCCACCTGCACGCCTTCGGCGCTGGCCACGGCCTGGCATTCGGCCACCACGTCGCGCATCACGTCCGTAATGCCCGCGCCGGCCACCGCTTTGCCGTAGGGCAGCTGGGTGATGGCCGAGACGGCGTTGTAGGCGCAGTTGAGGATCAGCTTCGCCCACAGCGCGCCGCGCACGTTGCCGGAGATTTCGGTGGGCACGCCGGCGGCGATCAGGGCTTGCGCCACGGCGTCGCTGGACAAAGACGTGGAATGGGCTGGCTCGATCACCAGCTCGCCCCGGCCGTGGTGCCTGACATGGCCGGGGCCGGCCATTTCGGTGGCGACGTACACCACGGCGGCGGCCACCGTGTGCCGTGGCAGCACGCTGCGCAGCCGGTCGGCGTTGTCCACGCCGTTTTGCAGGCTCAACACCAGCGCGCCCGGCGCCAAGTGCGGCCGCAGCAGGGCGCCGGCCGATTCGGTGTCGAGCGACTTGACGCAGAACAGCACCAGCTGCGCGCCTTGCACCACGCCGGGTTCGGTGCTGGCGGCCAGGGCTACGCGTTCGTCGAAGGCCGTGGTCTGCAGGCGCAGGCCGTCTCTGGCGATGGCCTCCACATGCTGGGGCCGCGCGATCAGCACGACCTCATGCCCGGCGCGGGCCAGCATGCCGCCGTAGTAGCAGCCGACGGCGCCCGCGCCCATCACGGCGACCTTGAGGCTATTGTTTGCGGGGCGTGCTTCGTCGAGCGGGATGCTGGCCATGGCTGGATTCTCGGGTGTGGAACAGAACGGCCGATTCTAGGCAGGGCTGAAGCGGCGCTTGCAGACCGGGGCCGGGCGCGCCGCAGCGCTGGCAGGCCATCGTGAAG
This DNA window, taken from Polaromonas hydrogenivorans, encodes the following:
- a CDS encoding RNB domain-containing ribonuclease, whose translation is MNPINLHQIAVEAMRARGLLPAFAPQALQEAEDARQTSPERNSAIRDLRHLTWFSIDNDDTRDLDQLSVAEPLPAGAARLLVAVADVDTLVRPGGAVDGHAGANTTSVYTAAGVFPMLPEALSNDLTSLHEGQERLAVVVDMQVEADGTVSASGVYRALVLNRAKLTYDGVSAWLDGVAPPPPQIASVPGLEDQLRLHDALAGQLRQWRQTRGALNVNTVSARPVFEDGQLVDLRADNKNRAKDLIADLMIAANGATARYLADKGFPSLRRLLQAPRRWDRIALLAASHGVQLPATPDALALDRFLNARRLADPAGFADLSLAVVKLLGSGEYAAAPAAADGAPAVTGTLGLGHFGLAVNDYAHSTAPNRRFPDLVTQRLLKAAIAGEAPPYSAGQLSEIAQHCTLQEDNASKVERQVLKAAGAWLLHGRIGEVFDAIVTGAAPKGTFVRISSPLLEGRVVRGFDGLDVGDTARVRLLAVDAEKSFIDFERA
- a CDS encoding YkvA family protein; this encodes MLKRLTLLWTVLRGDARQLWFALRHPNAPGWLKLGTALIALYLFSPIDLIPDVLPVIGVVDDLVLVPLAIRWLLKRLPPEIAQAAASRRAG
- a CDS encoding ketopantoate reductase family protein, translating into MASIPLDEARPANNSLKVAVMGAGAVGCYYGGMLARAGHEVVLIARPQHVEAIARDGLRLQTTAFDERVALAASTEPGVVQGAQLVLFCVKSLDTESAGALLRPHLAPGALVLSLQNGVDNADRLRSVLPRHTVAAAVVYVATEMAGPGHVRHHGRGELVIEPAHSTSLSSDAVAQALIAAGVPTEISGNVRGALWAKLILNCAYNAVSAITQLPYGKAVAGAGITDVMRDVVAECQAVASAEGVQVAGDVDAAIRKIAETMPGQLSSTAQDLARGKRSEIDYLNGLIVRRGAALGIATPANRVLWALVKLLEAKGT
- a CDS encoding abortive infection family protein, with product MNKQIPSPLIAIVSDLVSSHETHASLDSLFMYAEASGEPPEGSKHVKAQEWLRHTNKVHPEPLAVLGKIICGYIEDPVMAADFKVSEWIAEHESVIKKRENVRKIEVVLARNGLQYRIGGMLTTGGMAPSKTLGELIKGREMPAIHREFDRAMETVTGKPREAVSAASNILESIFKIYIEDNKLRMPEKQDLQPVFKVVRADLGLDPGSVEDQDLQRIISGLFSIVDGIGALRTHAGSAHSEGRKGYKLEPRHARLAVNAAHTVATFVMETWDKKESAKSGHVGQS
- a CDS encoding amidohydrolase family protein, translated to MLDLLVKNASLPDGRTGISVAVQDGLITEVAPGLDAPAYEAIDARGFLLSPPFVDAHFHMDATLSYGLPRVNESGTLLEGIAVWGELKPLLTADAIIERALAYCDWAVAKGLLAIRSHVDTSDPSLLPVEALLEVKRRVAPYIDLQLVAFPQDGVLRSKGGMDNLKRALDLGVDVVGGIPHFERTMNDGAASVRLLCELAAERGKLVDMHCDESDDPLSRHIETLAFEAQRLGLQGRVNGSHCTSMHSMDNYYVSKLLPLIAESGVSVIANPLINITLQGRHDSYPKRRGMTRVPELMAAGVNVAFGHDCVMDPWYGMGSGDMLEVAHMGLHVAQMTSQQGIRACFDAVTVNAAKVMHLPHYGLDAGCDASFVLLQARDTVEAIRLRANRLKVWRKGVLVAETPEVVARLQVAGRPEKISFSHP